The DNA window CGGCACACGTCCGCAACCAGCCGCTCACCTCGTGGCGTCCCACACCCCCGTAGTCCACCTGGCTGTTCTTCACCGGAATGCCCCCGAACGCCACCATCAGGTCGGTCTCAGCGGCGATCACATCCCACGAGGTGTGGACCTTCTCTAGGGCCCACCAGCGGCTTCCTACCACGTGGGGAAGGATGACCTCGGCCGCCGCCAGGCTGTAGGTGTTGACGGAGCCGGTGTAGCCGCCGATCGAGTTCATGAAGCGGTGAAGCTGGCTCTGGGCATGGTGGAAGCGCCCGGCGCTGGCCCAGCCGTAGGAACCGGCGTAGATGGCCTGGTTGCCGTACTCAATCCGGACCCGGTCGAGCTCGGCGGCTACCAGGTCGAGGGCATGATCCCAGCCGACCTCCACGAAGCGCTCCCTGCCGCGGCGGTGGGTAGCGGCTCCCGGACCGGCCTCCATCCAGCTCTCCCTGACCGACGGCATACCGACGCGGCATCGCCCGATGTCGGCCAGGGAGTCCCCGATGGGGGACGGATCGGGATCGTGCCGGAACGGCCGCACCGCCTTGATGGCGCCGCCCGAGGCTTCGACCTCGTAGGCGCCCCAGTGCGTCAGCGTCAGGCTCGAGGCGCCGCTATCCGATTCGGGTGTGATCATGACCCCTGGGATTGTACGAGCCGCGAGGCCATGAGCTGCCGGGAATCCCCACTGGTAGGGATGCTTCCCGACACCCGTCATAACGCCAGCCTCGTCCAAGAGCAATCTGAGTATGGGAAACTGGTTCGTGATCGCGAACCCTCCACCAGCGTAAGAGCCACCGCACCACAGGGGAGGCAGCCACGATTCGGTAGACTCTTCTGGCGTGTAATTCGGAAAACCATCCGGGGTGCGGTTGGTAGGAGAGCCCATGAAACTGTCGGTTATCGTCCATCGAGCTGAAGAGGGTGGATACTGGGCAGAAGTGCCGGCCATACCAGGATGCGCCACCCAGGGGGACTCCTTCGAAGAGTTGCTATCCAACATCTACGAAGCGGTCGAAGGCTGCCTCTCGGTGGCGATGGACAACGGTGCAGTTCCGGACGGGGGCAGGATTATCGAAATAGCCGTATGAAGGCAGTCAGCGGCAAGCGCCTATGTCGGCTGCTGGAGGTACGCGGCTGGCAACTTGCCCGTATAAGGGGCAGTCACCACATCTATACCAAGCGCGGCTC is part of the bacterium genome and encodes:
- a CDS encoding type II toxin-antitoxin system HicB family antitoxin, with the translated sequence MKLSVIVHRAEEGGYWAEVPAIPGCATQGDSFEELLSNIYEAVEGCLSVAMDNGAVPDGGRIIEIAV
- a CDS encoding type II toxin-antitoxin system HicA family toxin encodes the protein MKAVSGKRLCRLLEVRGWQLARIRGSHHIYTKRGSDARISVPVHRNTTLKRGLQRHLMKLAGIEETDL